ACTTGTGAAGTTCAGCCGCAGCTTTGACGAAGGACGCAGCCCAGACAAACTGGACAAAGCGAATCGCAGCTTTGAGGATCGCAATAAATCCTTTGAAGACTCAGAGAAGTCAGACGCTCCTGAAGACATGCTCATCAAGTCGCCCAAGAAAATAGCCAAGGCGCAGGAGCTGAAGCAGAAGATCGAGGGCAATGTTGTCCACAAAAAGATTGACGGGAAGTCGAGTAGCCTGGAGAGACCAGCCGAACATCACTATCTCGGTCCCGACGTCAAGGCCCGAAGTCTTGATGACAAAAGGCAAGCCAACGAGGCGGCAAAGAAGAATGAGGAGAAACCGGCGCCAGTGGCCAGGAGTGCTGTCGGGGATCGTCGCATGTTCGCCCACCAATATCAAGTCCAAGAGGTAAGCACTTGCACGATTTTTAgttcaatcaaaaaaaaatatttcatcagAGCACGTAAAAAACAGTTCACTTTTTGTAGTTGTCTCAAAATACTCTTACTTTGGGTTCTGAATATCCTAGAAAATTCTACcctttttttatagcaaaaccgaAAACCTATTCTTATTTGCCGATTAGTATGAGTTAAAAAAAGtgtcaggcaaatcaaaattgggaaaaaatatgtttgcgAAATACGTTCGGTTTGTTAAAGAACATCCCATTTGCACAATTGAGTTGTGACAAATTTAGAAATAGGATTTCCGTAATTcggataaaaaataacatttcttGAAAATGACGAAATGATCATTTGAGATGGACAATCTCTGATAGTTGACTTTATTTTATAGGATCAAAAAGACTCCCAAAATCtcgattaaaaatttaaaataattaacaatCATACTTCTTGGCCAACAACAAGTTTAAgaacatatttttgtaaagccCCCAATACACATCTAAAAAGGTGTAATGTTATGCGTTGTTACGCCCAGCCGTTTCCGAGATATACTAAAATGAAGCTtgacacaattttttttttcatagcaTTACAAATTCATAGCGCCGTTAAataaacaccaaaaaatttaaaaaaaatgccatAGGCTAGGATAACCCTACAGGTTACCCGAAAGAAATTGAGAAACTCTTACccaacagtaaaaaaaaaataggatcAACTGTTATTTACAAGCTCTGGATTTCACTCATCGTAAATGATCTATGAAATGAAATATCGATCTTTTGCCTTGCAACGGGTTTTTTAAAgtagattttatttattccagCCCCATCAGGAGGATATTGATATGCAAGCGGTGATCTCGGAGCGCAGGTCCCTGGAAATCCTTAAAAGGTCGCTGCCTTCCGAGGACGCGCGCGACAGCGAGGGAGCCTTCAGTCGCAAGCCATCCACGGCCGAAAGCCTGGACTCTTTTGTCTCGGCTGACGATAGCCACTCGCCAGCCAGCAAGTCGCCGATTCCAGGGGCCGGAGCCGGAACAGAGGGATATCCGCACCGAGTGCCCACCATAGAATGCGAGGAGCCGTCCATCGAGGAAGACGACAACTCTTCAGAGAGACGCCATCTGAAAGTTGGGAGGCAAGACACAAACAGACTGAGTTTGGATCGCAGTCGTAGTGATGAAACGGGCTCCTGGATGACGGTGGAATGTGACGAGTTCATAGGGTCCGATACTTCTGACAACGAGCCGCGTACCTTGGAGCCGGATCGAAATGTTCTCGAAACGCAGGCTACATTGGAAGATGCGAACCCGCTTGAGTACTCAAACTGCGCCACTCCCACTTCGGACTTAAATATCCTCCTAACTCCACCCAACGCAAGTCCTCAGATTGAGAAGTCCGTGCTGGAAACCTTTGAGAAGTATACAGGCTCATCGGACGGCAACAATAAGAAACACAGCCTAGAGAAGCAGAGTGACCGTTCCAAGAGCTCAGATTCCTGGACGAGTGGAGAAAAGGACACGAGTCCGCAGCGACAACAGGATTGGAGTCTGTCGGTGGGCAAGGAGAAGAGTTCAGTGGAAGAGGAGTCCAGCGTAAGCTGTTCTATTGCCCGGCCCTTGGGAATATCGCAGGATTTTGGAAAAGAGGAGGCTCGCAAGTGCCAAGAACTGAAGCAGCGCATGCTGCAGCTGGAAATGGGGAAAGATGATGTCACGCCTACGGGTTCCAATGAGCAAACGCCCACCAACGAGCCCAAAGTCTTGGTGGGCAAGAAGCCCAGCACACCGACGCTGGAGAAGCAGAGCCCGATCGACTTGGGTACCAGCACGGAATCTTACCTCGACCCCATCGAAGAACGCATTGCCAAAATCTTGGATCGTAGCGGAGCACGCACCGAAGACAGTGAATCCAGCTCGGGAGGATCGCGGAAACCACCGCGGATCGAGAAGCCGGCGAGGGTCAATGCGGGAAAGAAACTCTCGGTAACCCGGGCGGAACCCGGGAAATCGGGCAGCGATCGCAGTTCCCAGGAGTCCAAGTCCAGCTTCGACTCCAAGGGCTCTTTGAGTGTAGAGTCGCGCGGTTCGTTCGAGACGGAAAGCAGTTCTGGATCCCTGGGGGCGGCGCAGAGGCGTGGCGATCTGGCTCAAAAGGAGCAGCAGAGCACCTGGCGCCCGTTTCCCATCGAGAGCTCAAACAGCTCCAGCACGGATGATCCCTGGCATCATGTGGAAACGGATGGGGGCTACGAGCGGTATGATGCACAAAATCCTTTGCGCGACTCCTCCGACAGCGACGTGAAGGAGGTTTCGCCGGACGAACAGAAGGACGTTAGCGAGGCCAGCTATCAGGATGAGCTGAATGACTTTCCGGCTACCTTCGGCTATCCAGCTATGACCAGTAGCTTGGGTGGGATTGGCGTCAACCCCACGGACATCATTGGGTACAGTTCCGGCTTCACTTTGGGCAGGACTCTCTCAAGGATCTCAGAACGAAGCACTGCATCCGAAAAGTCCAGCATGGAGGATGACGTCAGCAAGGCCTCGACGCACTCCGTCAGCATGCGGGATGAATCGGTGGGCTCCACAGACCACCAGCCAAGTCTAAGCTCCGATTCGAGGAGCAACACCAATCTTGCTTACATTTCGGACGCCGATCGACGAACCTCGGCCGAGATGCCAGAAATTCCCTGCGACTCGGCAACTGGTGATCGTCTCTCCAGCTTGGGAAGTCTTAATGAACCGAAATCGCCAACCCTGGTCACAGGACGCTTTTCCGTCACCCATGTGGATGAGCTGCAGGGCGACGATGTTGAGCGACACACACTCATGTGTCTGTCGAACGCCGGCAGTCAGGACTCGGAGGACTGGCCTCTGCCGGAGATTCCCTTTGACCATGTGCCTGTGAAGCCGGCCGACTCGATGTATGCCATGCCGGACTTGGACAAGCCGGTGCCCAAGTCGTTCTGCTGGAAGGCCAGCTTGTCGTTCCAGCAGTCGCAGGATTCCCTCGACTGGCCTTCGCCTCCGTCAAGCGCCATAGGAGCTCCCATAGTCGTGGAGAGTATTGAAACATACTATGCAAGCGAGGCCCAGAGTGCCGACAAGGTGGTTTTGGAAGAGGAGGCGGCAGTAGGACCTCCTGATGTGGCCAAGGTTTTGCCCTACGAGGACACCGCCTACCTCATGTCGGCAGCCTTCGATGACAATGACTTTGGCAACGAGCAATTGCAACCGGATACGGTTAGCTGTCTTAGCTCCACGCTAAGTGCAGCCTCCTGTCTCTCGTCCTCGCTAAATGTGAGCTGCAGCACCTCCTCCACTCAGGCCACCGCCCGAGTGCAGCGCAAGAACTCGAGTCCCGAGGTGATTGTCGCCCAGCCCACAAGATCACCGGCTCCAAGAAGCCCTCTCTCGGAGGAGGAGCTCTTCTCCAGCGATGATGTCTTCATGCCGGGCACCATCAAAGTGCAGCTATCGCCAGATGCCCAGCTGAGAAAGCTTTCCAGGGGCTCCAACAACTCGGACACTTCTATCGACGACATCCTGTCCGGCAGCACCACCTATCTGGAGGACCAGACCACTGTGCGCAGAAACTACGAGGCACGTTtgagcagcggcggcggcggaggagtgAGCTGCAAGAAGTGCAGCCACTCCAGTCACTCCGAGGAGGAAACGAGCTCCCTGGGCACAGATCTCGATGGAACGGTGAGAATGGGTGGGCTGCAGCAAAAGAAGTGCACCCATAGCTCCCACTCGGAGGACACCTCCATTGGTCTGAGCATCTCGGAGTGGTCAACGGGAACCAACACAGTACGCCAGTATGCCAATCTCTCCGGATCGGACAGTCTGTCCGCCGTGTCCACGCACTCGTGTCCCAAGAGCGAGAAATCCAATCAGACCAAGTCGAGCATCAGTTCGATAAATAAGTCGGCCGAAAGCCTGAACGAGCAGAGCGGTGGAAGTAGCTTCTCGCACAAGTTCAGCGGGGACAATGGTTCATCCGATGGTCTGCGGTACGACATGCTGTCCAATTCCGAGACGGACAAGCTGAGTGAGCCCACCTCGGCCACGCGGAGTGATGACACCACACTGACTCTCACCGAAATGGCCCACACCATCAGCGAGTGGTCCACCTCCAGCAGTCGCACCCTGGTGGGCGTGACTCCGGGGGAGTACCTTCCCCTCAAGCAGGCGCTGTCGGGAAATAAGACTAGTCTGAGTTCTCCCAGCGAGGAGAAGCGATGTGCCCTGCCGCAGGTTCACCGAAGAAGCGGCAGCAATGGCAATCAGGCAAGAGCTGCCCAGGAGCTTGGCGATACTCCAAGTGGCCCGGAGACAAGTGCCGCCGCCCGGAAGCGCCGCTCGCTGGAGATGATGTCGAAATTGTATCAGAGTCAGGAGATATGCTCCGAGTCGGAGTCACCGTTCGTCGAGCGTTTGTATGCGCACACCGAGAAGTTGACGGAGCGCTATCAGAGCCAAGAGTTTGTGCCCCTCCATGGTGTGACTGCAGGTTCCCAGCTTCCTCCACCGACCACCACTCAGATCCAAACCCAGCTGAACCAGCAGGTGCGCCAGAAGCCCAGGGCCCCTCAGCCACCCACGAAGCCCAAACCTGCTGTTACTCGACCGATTATGCAGGCTTTGCTCAACAAGATGAAGCAACCGGGACTGGCGGAGCAGGCTGCCGAAGCTGCTGAGGCCGAGGAGAAGAAAGCTGTGGCTGCGGCGaagccaccaccaccgccagtGCCCACAGTTCCGCCGATTGTGACGCCCAGCGATTTGCCCGGCGAGGTGGTGGCTCCTCCACCCAAACCGCTGGCCAAGCACCACAGCTACGATGACCGCACCCTCTCCAAGACCCAGATTCGCGAGTTCAAGACCACGAGCAAGCAGTTGCGCCAGTCGAGCTCCTTCCACGAGCACATGCTCAGCAAGTCGCAGCAGTCGTCGCAGGAGCTGCCCATGAGAATCGACGAGGAGCGGGATCCGCACTCGACGTCCTCGGCCACCAACACCACGACCACCACCAACACGCTGAACAGCGAAAGTACGGAGCCCAATTCCCCACAAATGCCCCAGCGGGCGGATAAGTTGGTCCGCTGTTCGCCGTATTACTCAAGCAGCCTCAGCTCGGAGTCGCCGCCAAATCAGTTGCTACAGAAACCGCCGAGGAAAACCGCCAGCCAGCTGAGTGCCGGGGCAGTGGCCACCTCCCTGAAGAGCCCCCCCAGTGGCAACGACACGGACAGCTCGTTGGACGTGCGGGGCCAGGAGGCGAAGATGAGAAGCAGGGGCTACCGCAAGAAGCGCCAGTTGCCTGCCAAGCGGATGAGGGCCAATATGACCGCCGCAGCTCTGCTGGAGCAGGCGGAGAGCTCGGAGTGCTCGGAGGGCTATGTGCCGGAAGTCGATTCGGGCAGCTCGGAGTACTCGTCGTGCCAGCGGGACGACCAGTACCTCGAGTTCGACGAGGAACTGGAGCGGGACCAGGAGCAAACGGACGAGTACGACGACTATCCCCAGTACAGTGGAAAATTCGAGAGCCTGGACATGAGCGACAATGTGGACGAAATGGGCTTTCCCCGCTACGACCGCTTGGGTCACATCACCAAGCCCATGTACCACCAGGCCCTGGTAATGGATCGTCCCAATCCGGTGCAGGTTCCAGCACCGGCCAATCATCCAATGCCTCCGGTCACCGGACAGCCAGTGAAGCCGGCACGCACCAAGAAACGCCAGTTGAAGCGGGAGGACTCCACGGCCGCGAGCACTTCGGGATTTTCGGGAGCAGCGCCCCAGGTTCGACCCTACCACGGACGGAGCTATTGCAATCCGGAGGAAAGTGAGTACGAGACCCGAGGAGGTGGATTGTCCGACGAACTGGCCAACTCCAGTGAGGACAGCTGCAGCGGATTCGGCGGAGAAGCGGGAGCCTCAGGATCGGGCACTATAAGGAGGGGCGCAACCAAGGGAGCGGCACAGGCACAGGAGCATCAAGGATCGGGACCCCAGGCTCGACAAGTGCTCCCGTATCCTGATTTTCTGTCGGACTACGAATCCGAACCCATTGAGTATGAGCGCTATGCCTGCGGACTGGATATACGCGTTGATCCGCCGCCAAAGTTTCATGACTCGGATGAGCTGAGTGACCAGTAGGAACCCTTGGAGCCCCGAGAAACCCCATTGCGTGTGCTTAACAAATGCAGCCTTTTCATTTGTTCCGTTGCCTTGGAAATTTTTAGAATGACTCTACGACTTTTACACACGATCCAAGTACTTATAACCAACTTATTTGTAACTGAGACTGATTTACGACAagcaaccaaaaccaaaaatgaaCACCCAAAAATCTTACAAGCTGcatataaaaacttaaaacaatTATAGCTCCCCTTGAAGCGTtagaaaatcaaatcaaattcaagtAAAAGACATTTTAATCAAACATTACAAAACAtaacaaatcaaatataataacTTAAATAATCGAGAGGATGGAAGGAGCCCGTAGGTCGGTGTAGATTGAGTTGCCTTTGAGCGGTACTTATATATGATAATGTTATAGATCAATTCAACATTTAAATatcactgtgcaacatttttagggttataaaatgtaaccgcaattttgatttcatgggcggaaagaactcatcgaaataagctaaaacccatttgggtttctctggcttagctcgcgtttacctattatagcgagttaaagttttacatacaaaatttatttgtaacggccatatcttgtgaaccgattaaaatttcactatcaagtcttcagtgattatgtagctatgaacccaaggaactaaattgacaaatgactcttgcgaagacgtacacctagcgcgttaaaaatcgaaaaattaggcaaatttgatttttaacgcgctaggtgcactaggtgctaagtgcgcaagagtcatttgtcaatttagttccttgggttcataactacataatcactgaagacttgatagtgaaattttaatcggttcacaagatatggccgttacaaataaattttgtatgtaaaactttaactcgctataaaaggtcaACGCGaactaagccagagaaacccaaatgggttttagcttatttcgatgagttctttccgcccatgaaatcagaattgcggttacatttttcatgttgcactgtgtatATATGGGGTATATTGAGCGGAAACGTTAAACGAgttgaacaaattttaatgcaCTGTTTAATCATCGAATAATGGAATACAAGAATACAAatgtttaattgttatttagcTAATACAACACAAGTCGAGACACAATACTTAAgattaaagttattaaatgaatatatatatgattaATTCAAGTTGCCACGAACACTGCGCCATTACGTTTAGCATTTCGTCAGTATTGGTAGCGCAGGTTGTTCGATCCTATCCAGCTGAGTTCCAATCCAAGTGTCAAAAGCAGGCATACCTAAATAGACAAACCTCTAAACTAGTTACGTTCACCTATGCTCTAAGTTTAGTAATCTCAGATGATGAAGGGACAAATCAGCCAAATGCTTTAAAACACTTATCCTAAGAAGCCAGAAGGAAAAGATTTTGAGCAACCCATTACAAGAGTCTCAAGACAGGTCCACTAAATCCCGATCTAAAGTATTCTCCTACCTGAATACGGCATTGTCGCAGTATAATGAAAGCATTTACTTCATGCTATTTAGGGGTTTTCTaaccatatatattttatatagatCTTGAgctctataagtttttaattttacagcaAACGTTTTTAGACGCAAGTTACCAATTTATCTATTACTTACGATTCTCAAGTGAGCAAATGTTGTCTTAGCCATTAGTTCTGCTTAGTACATAAATGTGCCAAAATGGAGATCCGAAAATGGAAATCCCTATACCAATAGTATTTTATAACTGTAAGTGTAATAGGAGCAGAACACGGAATTAATTGAGACCCTGTTAAGTTTTAAATCCGATTGGAAACTTATATACTCATATGTATGGAATAGACTATTGTTTTAAGTTtacaaaaatggaaaacatatTTACGTGTTATTAGAGAAAATGAGTGGAGAACGATTGGTATTAGGCAATGTTAAGGTCGTACAATAATTTTACTAATTTAATCCAGATCAAAAGTATtctaatcaaaatatctagttGTGTTtagaaataatgtaaaattaaataagtccGAAAATTGGTTGTTCTGAAAAAGCTTGAACCTAAGTTGATTGAATAATCCTTTTATATCCGATAATACCTAATGATCTTTAGTTAGGAAAAAtggtatatttttaacaaccTCACAACgagtttttaaagtaaaatttaaattttttcagcGGGGGgattacattatttttattgaaaaattccTTCAAGTGCAAACATAGAGATTTTTCAAAACACAAGTCCCACAAAAATACTAGctgaattttaagaaattagaAACAAAACACAGAGTTTGCAATAcgaaattaaaacttaataaagtttaatttaaaaaaaatctttttctcACACAAAGCAAAAATGAAGATCACTCAAACGAACAGACACAATGATGGGAGTCTACTTATAACAAATCAAGCCAATGAAATGTACACGAGCAATCGATTAACAagcattaaattataattatatagaaacgaaactaaataaataaaacttcattaatcaaataaaaaatggaataGTTTGATTACAAGAACGTTGATAATAACTTACTTTCacattgtttaaataattaagaCTTAGTttgtactttaaatatttaaagtaagttattatttatttaagtttctaCATGTTTAATAGTTTCATTACTTTACGTACTTTAacattgtttaaataattaagaCTTAGTTTGtactttgaatattttaagtaagttattatttatttaagtttctaCATGTTTAATAGTaccaattgttttaaaaaaaacaaaacttaatTTCTTATCTTGATTTTATCATTTCCCTTTTATGATTTCCTtaaattgtttcttttttagaTGTTTACCATGGCATAAACGGAAATATGTCATTGGACAGGCGGGGTGAGATCAACACTCCTCCCACGCGATACGACCTCACCTTGGGATCGGATAAATCCTCGTCGCTGTCCCGATCCGAGGCTGGCACATATGATGTGATCCAGGCTGAGATCCAGCACGCCAAGCGCCAGGAGTTGGCCACCGGGGTGGCCACCGCCCCGCACCAAAATGGGCACAATGGGAATGGAATCGGAAATGTGCATCCGTTGAGCACGCAGCACGACATCGAGGCGGAGGTGAAGAAGCGAAAGTGGCCGACCGAGCCCAGCTACTTCCTGGCCAAGGAGCTGCTGATGACGGAGCGCACGTACAAGAAGGATCTGGATGTGCTGAACACCACCTTCCGACAGGTCCTGAGTATCGGCGACGTGGAGCAACTGCAGCCGCTGTTCGAACTGCTCGACTCCCTGGCCCAGCACCACAATCTCTTCCTGCGCGAAATCGAGCACCGACTGGTGCAGTGGGAGGGACGTGGAGGCCACGACGCCCACCGCATCGGAGACGTGATGATGAAGCACATGGCAGCCCTGCCCATCTACGATGAGTACGTGCAGACGCACCTGGACATCCTGCACTGCCTCAACGACTTTTATGAGGGGGATGAGCGCTTCCGCCAGGTGTACAAGGAGTTTGAGCAGCAGAAGGTGTGCTATCTGCCCATCGGTGAGCTTTTGCTGAAGCCCCTCAACCGCCTGTTGCACTACCAACTCATATTGGAGCGGCTCTGCGACTACTATACGGAGGAGCACACCGACTACGCCGACTGCCAGGCTGTGCACCACCTGCTCGTTCGCACCACCAAGGAAATCCGGGCCCACCTTCCCGACTCTGCCAACTTCGTGGAGCTGTGCGAGCTGCAGCGTGACATCAGCTTCGAGCAGTTGGTCCAGCCCCACCGCCGTCTTATCCGCCAGGGTTGCCTGCTGAAGCACTCGAAGCGCGGTCTGCAGCAGCGGATGTTCTTCCTGTTCTCAGACCTGCTGCTCTACGGATCCAAGTCCCCGCTGGACCAGAGCTTCCGCATCCTGGGCCATGTTCCTGTGCGGTCGCTGCTCACCGAGAACGCCGAGCACAACACCTTCTCCATCTTCGGCGGACAGTGCGCCATCACGGTGAGTGCGGGCACCACCGCCGAGAAGACCCTTTGGCTGGCCGAGCTCTCCAAGGCGGCGGCGGACATCAAAAATCGTCCGCCAAACATGCAGCTGCAACTGACGACGCTTAAAAACTGCAGTGAGTATAATTAAATGGGTTAGAATTGATTGGAAGGGATAGCAATAGAATGCAGTGTAGGCCTTTTTCTGGCTAATGGGgttcatttacattttcgaACCTAGTGCACATTGGGATGTCAAAACAGTTCATCTGAAAAGAAATGGTAATAGCCACATTGGATTTTTCATAGGTTTACCCTTTACTCGTAGAGCATgtattcttaatcaggatcatctgtctgtctgtacgAACGTAGAGATCTCGGAAATTATAAAAGCTAGACTATTGGCATTaagcatgcagattctaggggtccctacgcagcgcaagtttgtttcatcaaggtgccacgccccttctaacgcccacaaaccgcaAACAACTGTGGCGTCCATAGTTGTGctgctaaaattaaaatttaaactgaaatgtatttgtttcgtcaatacctattgATTAACTTAAACAAAGTTGAACGCGCTTAACGCAAAAACCTAGCCTAAAAGACCCACATTTCTGCATTGCATGGTCAGTGGTACCACTGACACTCGCTAGGCGGCGCCGTCGTGTTAATTCGTGTTTTTATGTTGTTTAgctaagtaacgggtatctaatagccGAGGAACTCGACTACCGCcatctctcttgtttttcttttcaattctGGACACCTTATAAATTGGCATTGATAGAtaggttttttattaaatctgTGCAAGACAATGTATGGCTTTTAGATCTAAGATTCGCAAACTTCGGCTTCCGAAGCTGGCCTCATTTTTTCTTTAGTTaaacttttccatttattCTCCACTTTTTTGGCTGGCAAGAAAAGCACGCTGCAAGGCCCCGTAAGCAAGAAGATTCCCCCAGATCCCTATATCTTTTCGTTGGAGAGCACCTactaaagtattttttcaCCCAATTTTCAGGTTCTTCGGAGGAGGGTCTGGACCTGTTTGGTCTGAGcaacggcaacaacagcagcttgAACAGCAGCGTGAACGGTGGCGGTCCGTTGACgccgcaacagcaacagttgcagctgcaacagcaacagcaaaaccGGACACAGCCGTCTCGCAGCAACACCGCTCTGCACGTCTGCTGGCATCGTGGCGCCACCGTAGGACTGGGCGATCACCTAATAGCCGCCGAGCACCAGCTGTCCGGCTACCTACTGCGCAAGTTCAAGAATAGCTCCGGATGGCAGAAACTCTGGGTGGTGTTCACCTCCTTCTGCCTTTACTTCTACAAGAGCTACCAGGATGAGTTCGCCCTGGCCAGCCTGCCGCTGCTGGGCTACACGGTGGGTCCTCCTGGCCACCAGGACGCCGTTCAGAAGGAGTTTGTCTTTAAGCTCTCCTTCAAGAACCACGTTTACTTCTTTCGGGCGGAGAGCGCCCACACCTACAACAGGtaagttttatattatatcTATTACGATCCACGCCCCATGATGTATTGCGTCCTTCAAAATGTATcataaaaaagggaaaaaaagattttaattgaatacGATAATAATCCAGTTGCTTagatcaagttaaattaagatttaaactACTTAGTATAATTTTAATCAATAATTTGTTCTTCTTTTCCCAGATGGTTGGAGGTGCTGCGCAGCACGACCCAAACACAGGACTTCAAAAATATACACACTCACGCTGTGTTAGGCAACTAGAAGAACCTATTATTTTCGGGATAGACGCATTGGTCTCTCACAATAATCGTCGTGCAGTTCCAATAATCAGATACGCATAGAGACGCCTTTTAgtattctatttttatacaACGTATACACCACAATCaatatttccctttttaaAGTAGCCTACGTTTTCTTCAACATTACTTACTCATTGTATTCTATTTGTATCCTTACAAGGCCAGCTTTAAGATATCTATGTAAATAACGTCTTTGTCGTTTTGTTTGTTCTACGTCTGATTTGGCAACTATTTTGTGTTTATAGCTGGTTTTATGTGTTTTAGTTTTCCGagtaaaaaatacattatgGATTTACTTTTCGGGAAGAAGTATAGAGAAGCAAATTGATTC
This portion of the Drosophila takahashii strain IR98-3 E-12201 chromosome 3R, DtakHiC1v2, whole genome shotgun sequence genome encodes:
- the Cdep gene encoding FERM, ARHGEF and pleckstrin domain-containing protein 2 isoform X3 codes for the protein MSLADMGTASRSAGGGGGGRHYDLSTGGSGGHPVGGLPGGRMTHSLSTPSGVDGTPSTPRHRGGKKLTVRIQMLDDSITMFQVQAKALGRVLFEQVCRQLNLLEADYFGLEYQEVSTHTKYWLDLEKPMNRQVGLSLIDPVLRFCIKFYTPDPAQLEEEYTRYLFCLQIKRDLATGSLQCNDNTAALMASYIVQASCGDFVPEDYPDHTYLSSYRFVPHQDATMQRKIMENHKKHVGQSPAEADLNLLETARRCELYGMKMHQAKDVEGVPLNLAVAHMGITVFQNITRINTFSWAKIRKISFKRKRFLVKLHPEGYGYYKDTVEFFFEGRNECKNFWKKCVENHGFFRCTAVQNTPRRKTRVLSRGSSFRYSGKTQKQIIEFVRENYVKRQNFQRSQSFRQGPLNASSRSQSYTYVNSSISANPLLPIDTAAWDYRNQCSDSMTPSLTKKAADTLDRRRDNPIDHMRSQVTAAQVEIYQTKNYAADSPTSQEEAECSAAAAERQHHSAVAMDQMNSNRSLSPQGPQSWTSPSHSSHHQQRGPDQARVHPGDHNLDVYHGINGNMSLDRRGEINTPPTRYDLTLGSDKSSSLSRSEAGTYDVIQAEIQHAKRQELATGVATAPHQNGHNGNGIGNVHPLSTQHDIEAEVKKRKWPTEPSYFLAKELLMTERTYKKDLDVLNTTFRQVLSIGDVEQLQPLFELLDSLAQHHNLFLREIEHRLVQWEGRGGHDAHRIGDVMMKHMAALPIYDEYVQTHLDILHCLNDFYEGDERFRQVYKEFEQQKVCYLPIGELLLKPLNRLLHYQLILERLCDYYTEEHTDYADCQAVHHLLVRTTKEIRAHLPDSANFVELCELQRDISFEQLVQPHRRLIRQGCLLKHSKRGLQQRMFFLFSDLLLYGSKSPLDQSFRILGHVPVRSLLTENAEHNTFSIFGGQCAITVSAGTTAEKTLWLAELSKAAADIKNRPPNMQLQLTTLKNCSSSEEGLDLFGLSNGNNSSLNSSVNGGGPLTPQQQQLQLQQQQQNRTQPSRSNTALHVCWHRGATVGLGDHLIAAEHQLSGYLLRKFKNSSGWQKLWVVFTSFCLYFYKSYQDEFALASLPLLGYTVGPPGHQDAVQKEFVFKLSFKNHVYFFRAESAHTYNRWLEVLRSTTQTQDFKNIHTHAVLGN